A DNA window from Candidatus Eisenbacteria bacterium contains the following coding sequences:
- a CDS encoding amidase, translating into MLEYEPILELAVRIRRGKISSAALTEHCLDRIASLDPRLHAFLAVTRDRALQEARAADQELREGHDRGPLHGIPYAAKDLFGVKGLPTTGGTRLLSGNVAREDCTAVRRLSAAGMVLLGKTHTVQFAFGLVGTNADQGNPLNPWHAAPHAPGGSSSGSAVAVAAGLAPAALGTDTGGSVRVPAALCGIVGLKTTVGRVSRAGVYPLSRTLDSVGPLARSVEDAAWLYAALSGPDSGDPSTAGIKVEDPLPTLEEGVVGLRLAFGETVFFDDVDPEVEDAVRTTGEVFRSLGASVTSIELPEVAELVLEKNRGLFVAHEACEVNRDLLDRHFDELDPNVARRMITGRDLEPNAFEAMKQRYLGYRERLSRTLAGVDALLMPASMLPARPIAPLLESPEAYRDYNLKLNRNAGIGNVLDLCGVSLPCGFTSAGLPIGLLVSAKPFHEAMALRVARAYERATSWHERRPDLSWAAPRGGSTPSPGAAAPRAATP; encoded by the coding sequence ATGCTCGAATACGAACCGATCCTCGAGCTCGCGGTGAGAATCCGTCGGGGCAAGATCTCGTCCGCCGCGCTGACCGAGCACTGCCTCGACCGCATCGCGTCCCTCGATCCGCGGCTTCACGCGTTCCTTGCGGTCACGCGCGATCGTGCGCTCCAGGAAGCTCGGGCCGCCGACCAGGAGCTCCGGGAAGGCCACGATCGCGGACCGCTCCACGGGATCCCGTACGCCGCGAAGGACCTCTTCGGCGTGAAGGGACTCCCCACGACGGGCGGCACGCGCCTCCTCTCCGGAAACGTGGCGCGGGAGGACTGCACGGCGGTGAGGCGGCTCTCCGCCGCGGGGATGGTGCTCCTCGGCAAGACCCACACCGTGCAGTTCGCGTTCGGACTCGTGGGGACGAACGCCGACCAGGGGAATCCGCTCAACCCGTGGCACGCGGCACCGCATGCACCCGGCGGCTCGTCGAGCGGGAGCGCGGTCGCGGTCGCGGCCGGGCTCGCGCCCGCGGCCCTTGGAACGGACACGGGAGGATCGGTGCGCGTTCCGGCCGCGCTCTGCGGAATCGTGGGACTCAAGACCACGGTCGGGCGCGTCAGCCGCGCCGGTGTGTATCCGCTGAGCCGAACGCTCGACAGCGTGGGCCCGCTCGCGCGGAGCGTCGAGGACGCGGCGTGGCTCTACGCGGCGCTGTCCGGACCGGACTCCGGCGATCCTTCCACGGCTGGAATCAAGGTGGAGGATCCGCTTCCAACGCTCGAGGAAGGCGTCGTGGGACTCCGTCTCGCGTTCGGGGAGACGGTGTTCTTCGACGACGTCGACCCCGAGGTCGAAGACGCCGTTCGCACGACCGGCGAGGTGTTCCGGTCGCTCGGCGCGAGCGTGACGTCGATCGAGCTGCCCGAGGTGGCGGAGCTCGTCCTCGAGAAGAACCGCGGGCTCTTCGTCGCGCACGAAGCCTGCGAGGTGAACCGCGATCTCCTCGACCGGCACTTCGACGAGCTGGATCCGAACGTGGCGCGCCGGATGATCACCGGGCGCGACCTCGAGCCCAACGCGTTCGAGGCGATGAAGCAGCGCTACCTGGGATACCGGGAGCGGCTCTCCCGCACGCTCGCCGGGGTCGACGCGCTCCTCATGCCCGCCTCGATGCTCCCGGCGCGCCCCATCGCTCCGCTGCTCGAGAGCCCGGAGGCGTACCGCGACTACAACCTGAAGCTGAACCGGAACGCGGGCATCGGGAACGTGCTCGACCTGTGCGGCGTTTCGCTGCCCTGCGGGTTCACGTCGGCCGGACTTCCGATCGGGCTCCTCGTGTCCGCGAAGCCGTTCCATGAAGCGATGGCGCTGCGCGTGGCGCGCGCGTACGAACGCGCCACGTCATGGCACGAGCGACGTCCGGATCTGTCGTGGGCCGCGCCGCGCGGCGGGAGCACGCCCTCGCCGGGAGCGGCCGCGCCTAGAGCGGCCACTCCCTGA
- a CDS encoding tetratricopeptide repeat protein yields HFALNAANLDAVLGICARLDGIPLAIELAAARMQALSAADIEKRLSEGFGLLAAGRAAIPRHQTLRAAMDWSHDLLTGPERALFRRLACFSGGFDLDAAERVGEAGGVGAGEALDLLTRLVEKSLVVGERSAEDRVRYRLLEPLRLYALEKLTESGETDAARERHLAHYAELSERAYAERLDATAEWLSSLEREHDNLRAAIAWAGANRPSEERRLVGALAWFWQLHSHNSEGREHLRRVMERGLDRSRDSARVLWGTSQLAAWQGDYQDSRKPAEECLAIWREIGDPREIALALDSVAWSIFFAGDAPRALALFEECLSIARETGDERLVNRETLNVCQILVALGNIERTEALASEALAIALRADRASEIQVAYHYLADCALIRGDAAKAVGLYVESLRAAIRYGNRMEAVFELEGGAMSLAGIGRDAKSMRLLGAALAEREARQNQVTMDFWERLKQRYLVPAEQRLGRVAAEREKNVGRAMGFDAAVAYAYDVDRD; encoded by the coding sequence TGCCGACATCGAGAAGCGCTTGAGCGAGGGCTTCGGCCTCCTCGCGGCCGGTCGTGCGGCGATCCCTCGTCATCAAACGCTCCGCGCCGCCATGGACTGGAGCCACGACCTCCTCACGGGCCCGGAGCGAGCGCTCTTCCGGAGGCTCGCGTGCTTCTCGGGCGGCTTCGACCTCGACGCCGCCGAACGGGTCGGCGAGGCCGGCGGGGTCGGCGCCGGTGAAGCGCTCGACCTCCTCACGCGGCTCGTGGAGAAGTCCCTCGTCGTCGGGGAGCGAAGCGCGGAGGACCGCGTCCGGTACCGGCTCCTGGAGCCGCTGCGCCTCTACGCGCTGGAGAAGCTGACCGAGAGCGGCGAGACCGACGCCGCTCGAGAGCGGCACCTCGCGCACTACGCGGAGCTGTCGGAGCGCGCGTACGCGGAGCGGCTCGACGCCACGGCCGAGTGGCTCTCCTCGCTCGAGCGCGAGCACGACAACCTGAGAGCGGCCATCGCCTGGGCGGGCGCGAACCGACCCTCGGAGGAGCGTCGCCTCGTGGGGGCGCTCGCCTGGTTCTGGCAGCTCCACTCCCACAACTCGGAAGGCCGGGAGCATCTGCGGCGGGTCATGGAGCGCGGGCTGGATCGGTCCCGCGACTCTGCGCGCGTTCTCTGGGGCACGAGCCAGCTCGCCGCGTGGCAGGGGGATTACCAGGACAGCCGGAAGCCCGCCGAGGAGTGCCTCGCGATCTGGCGCGAGATCGGCGACCCTCGGGAGATCGCGCTCGCGCTCGACTCCGTCGCATGGAGCATCTTCTTCGCGGGCGACGCTCCGCGCGCCCTCGCTCTGTTCGAAGAGTGCCTCTCGATCGCGAGGGAAACGGGCGACGAGCGGCTCGTGAATCGCGAGACCCTGAACGTCTGTCAGATCCTCGTAGCCCTGGGGAACATCGAGCGAACCGAAGCTCTGGCGAGCGAGGCGCTAGCCATTGCCCTCCGGGCCGACCGGGCGAGCGAGATCCAGGTCGCCTACCACTATCTCGCGGACTGCGCGTTGATCCGGGGGGACGCCGCGAAGGCGGTCGGACTCTACGTGGAGAGCCTGAGGGCCGCCATCCGATACGGAAACCGGATGGAAGCCGTCTTCGAGCTCGAAGGTGGCGCCATGAGCCTTGCGGGCATCGGCCGGGACGCGAAGTCGATGCGGCTTCTCGGCGCCGCGCTCGCGGAGCGCGAGGCGCGACAGAACCAGGTCACCATGGACTTCTGGGAACGACTCAAACAACGCTACCTGGTCCCAGCGGAGCAGCGTCTCGGGCGCGTGGCCGCGGAGCGCGAGAAGAACGTGGGACGCGCGATGGGGTTCGATGCCGCGGTCGCCTACGCCTACGACGTGGACCGGGACTGA